Proteins encoded by one window of Silvibacterium dinghuense:
- a CDS encoding patatin-like phospholipase family protein, translated as MNQRMVVSSRLGMMGAVALILLAGHRCSAVAPPLLQPGTESSSQTQANSSLTQQTDLPSKPAPYPHSGEPSATSNVNSAQVKTGHAPVDLHLLPLVSPAGRPVIGLALEGGGALGLAHIGVLQWLEEHHIPVDRIAGTSMGSLIGGLYASGKSPSEIQKIAVSDAFKSVFDLEVPYTDVSFRRREDRSELPQGIEIGLKGGPSIRNSALTDSGLVSFLRTNLDRYDQTELRYDALPIPFRCVATDLNTLQPVVFEGGPIPQAVRASISIPGVFAPVEYNDHYLVDGAILDNLPTDIVKQDLQADVVIGVHLKGTSFSSADVSSIVGVFTRAYSAGTARTERAGEALANILVVADTSKFSTADYDAAPALIHAGYAAAEADRAALERYALSDAEWQKYLKIRQSRISAPPPPLNIVKVEGGSPGAQARVQADLAPLQGKPIDAATLTTALRHVQGNGTYQANVETLGAEDIHSENPTPADQAQASAPDTGVLVRLSPVRNGPPFLLFGANITADSSNVTRTTFDFRLLNQNLGGFGSELRTDLRVGFLTQASTEYYRLISPSGYYVQPHLGLLREPVYLWANQQRISERLFQQAGGGLDFGRTFSRNMQASIQYRAQTIRWHLVDGQDGTPTVSGTAQTALGQFIYDTRKSGTISPSGTRFEASAGALFNSVDSATAPLLQLSATRTFSLPGGIIVLSGEGNTYFRRNVTEPLRFTLGGPLRLSASSIDEFRGTDNYLARTGYLHRISALPFGTGQGLYTAFGYEAGEIWSPEHNAILRQDFVLTGLAATPVGVIQFGGSVGDAGHRKIFFSYGRIF; from the coding sequence TTGAATCAACGGATGGTGGTGTCTTCGCGTCTTGGAATGATGGGCGCGGTTGCCCTGATACTGCTAGCGGGGCATAGATGCTCTGCCGTTGCTCCACCTCTCCTGCAGCCCGGAACGGAGTCAAGCTCACAGACCCAGGCCAACTCCTCGCTCACGCAGCAGACCGATCTGCCTTCTAAGCCAGCTCCTTATCCCCACTCCGGCGAACCCAGTGCCACATCCAACGTCAATAGCGCCCAGGTTAAGACGGGACACGCGCCGGTCGATCTCCATCTGCTTCCCCTCGTTTCGCCCGCCGGACGTCCCGTCATCGGGCTTGCACTTGAGGGCGGCGGGGCGCTTGGACTTGCGCACATCGGCGTGCTGCAATGGCTTGAAGAACACCACATCCCGGTCGATCGTATCGCTGGCACCAGCATGGGCTCGCTCATTGGCGGCCTCTATGCTTCAGGTAAAAGCCCGTCAGAAATTCAGAAAATAGCGGTGAGTGACGCCTTTAAGAGCGTCTTCGATCTCGAGGTGCCCTATACCGACGTAAGCTTCCGTCGCCGGGAGGACCGCAGCGAACTGCCCCAGGGTATCGAGATCGGCTTGAAGGGCGGCCCCAGCATACGCAACTCTGCCTTGACCGACTCAGGTCTGGTCTCTTTTCTGCGCACGAATCTCGATCGCTATGACCAGACAGAACTCCGCTACGACGCGCTACCCATCCCCTTCCGCTGCGTCGCCACGGATCTCAACACGCTGCAGCCCGTCGTTTTCGAGGGCGGCCCGATTCCTCAGGCGGTGCGTGCCTCTATCTCCATCCCCGGCGTCTTTGCTCCTGTCGAATACAACGATCATTACCTTGTTGACGGAGCGATTCTCGACAACCTGCCCACCGATATCGTCAAGCAGGATCTTCAGGCCGATGTCGTCATCGGTGTGCACCTGAAAGGCACTAGCTTTTCCAGCGCCGACGTCAGTTCCATCGTCGGGGTCTTTACCCGCGCCTACTCAGCAGGCACCGCTAGGACAGAGCGGGCGGGCGAAGCGCTGGCTAACATTCTCGTCGTCGCCGATACCAGTAAGTTCTCCACCGCCGACTACGATGCCGCGCCCGCTCTCATTCACGCTGGCTACGCAGCCGCGGAAGCCGACCGCGCCGCGCTCGAACGCTATGCCCTGAGTGATGCCGAATGGCAGAAATATCTGAAGATCCGACAAAGCCGCATCAGCGCACCACCGCCACCTCTCAATATCGTGAAGGTCGAGGGCGGCAGCCCCGGCGCACAGGCCCGTGTTCAGGCCGATCTTGCGCCACTCCAAGGCAAGCCCATCGACGCAGCCACCCTCACCACCGCACTCAGGCACGTGCAGGGCAATGGGACCTACCAGGCCAACGTTGAAACTCTTGGTGCCGAAGACATTCATTCCGAAAATCCCACGCCTGCCGATCAAGCTCAGGCATCGGCGCCAGATACCGGCGTTCTCGTTCGTCTCAGCCCCGTGCGCAACGGTCCTCCCTTCCTGCTTTTCGGAGCTAACATCACTGCGGATAGCTCCAATGTCACACGCACGACCTTCGACTTCCGCCTCCTGAATCAGAACCTTGGCGGCTTTGGTTCCGAACTGCGCACCGATCTGCGCGTTGGCTTCCTCACCCAGGCATCGACCGAGTACTATCGCCTGATTTCTCCGTCGGGGTACTACGTGCAGCCGCACCTTGGCCTGCTGCGGGAGCCGGTCTACCTGTGGGCGAATCAGCAGCGCATCTCTGAGCGTCTGTTTCAGCAGGCTGGCGGTGGTCTCGATTTCGGACGCACCTTCAGCCGCAACATGCAGGCCTCGATTCAATACCGCGCACAGACGATCCGCTGGCATCTCGTCGATGGGCAGGACGGTACACCTACGGTCTCCGGCACCGCGCAGACCGCACTCGGCCAGTTCATCTACGACACGCGCAAGTCGGGAACAATCTCTCCGAGCGGCACTCGTTTCGAAGCCTCAGCAGGCGCCCTTTTCAACAGTGTCGACAGCGCGACCGCTCCACTCCTGCAGCTCTCCGCTACGCGCACATTCTCTTTGCCGGGCGGCATTATCGTGCTCTCCGGGGAAGGCAACACTTATTTCCGAAGGAACGTCACCGAGCCTTTGCGCTTTACACTGGGAGGCCCCTTGCGTCTCTCCGCTTCCTCGATCGACGAATTTCGCGGTACCGACAATTATCTGGCCCGCACAGGCTACCTCCATCGCATCTCGGCACTTCCATTTGGCACCGGCCAGGGCCTTTATACTGCCTTTGGCTATGAGGCCGGCGAAATCTGGAGCCCTGAACACAATGCCATACTGCGCCAGGACTTTGTCCTCACCGGGCTCGCTGCGACACCGGTCGGAGTCATACAGTTCGGCGGATCAGTCGGCGATGCCGGTCATCGCAAGATCTTCTTTTCCTACGGGCGGATTTTCTGA
- a CDS encoding TetR/AcrR family transcriptional regulator C-terminal domain-containing protein, giving the protein MIAEHFMSLVAGGPIRWFGLGLKQKPLAQEAGKHVDAAVRVILRTYAIESLR; this is encoded by the coding sequence TTGATTGCCGAGCACTTCATGAGCCTAGTTGCAGGTGGTCCTATCCGATGGTTTGGACTTGGCTTAAAGCAAAAGCCGCTTGCGCAGGAGGCAGGTAAACATGTCGATGCTGCTGTTAGGGTGATTCTTCGCACATATGCGATTGAGAGCCTGAGGTAA
- a CDS encoding tyrosine-type recombinase/integrase → MRGVFEKPVGSGIWWINYYADGKRRREKVGAKAAANKLYQKRRGDIISGRKLPELRDSRVLRLSELIDDALEYVADHKDFRSYVSKAGIVREALGKHPANELTPQEIERWLRSRCKTPATANRYKAFISLCYREGVHNGKVTVNPARLVRHRREGSGRLRFLKREEYDRLYKVIGKKFPEHLPEFIISVNTGMRLSEQYSLTWGQVHLDRRTIDLIETKNGSARTVHLNDDSASAFESLRRKGQKATDPIFVKQGPRFDTRSWFVPSLEEAEIEDYVWHSNRHTFCSWLAMAGASIKEIQELAGHKTITMSARYSHLSPEHRLSVIDRISSRPSE, encoded by the coding sequence ATGCGTGGAGTCTTCGAAAAACCTGTAGGAAGCGGGATCTGGTGGATTAACTACTATGCCGATGGCAAGCGCCGACGAGAAAAGGTCGGAGCAAAAGCGGCGGCCAATAAGCTCTACCAGAAGCGTAGAGGCGACATCATCTCGGGTCGAAAGTTGCCGGAACTGCGAGACTCGCGGGTCCTGAGGTTGTCGGAATTGATCGATGATGCCTTGGAGTATGTCGCCGATCACAAGGACTTTCGAAGCTATGTCAGCAAGGCTGGCATCGTGCGTGAAGCATTGGGAAAACACCCGGCGAACGAGCTAACGCCTCAGGAAATCGAGCGTTGGTTGCGCAGTCGTTGCAAAACCCCAGCGACTGCAAACCGCTATAAGGCGTTCATCTCTCTCTGCTACCGAGAGGGTGTTCACAACGGCAAGGTGACCGTCAATCCTGCTCGCTTGGTTCGTCATCGGCGCGAGGGTTCGGGCCGACTGCGGTTCCTGAAACGCGAAGAATACGACCGCCTCTACAAAGTGATCGGGAAGAAGTTTCCTGAACATCTACCTGAGTTCATCATCTCGGTAAACACAGGGATGCGTCTGTCGGAACAGTATTCACTGACGTGGGGACAGGTCCATCTTGATCGGCGCACGATCGACCTCATCGAGACCAAGAACGGTTCCGCTCGAACCGTCCATCTCAACGACGACTCTGCCTCAGCATTCGAAAGCCTTCGCAGGAAGGGGCAGAAAGCCACCGATCCTATCTTCGTGAAGCAAGGGCCACGCTTTGATACACGGTCATGGTTTGTGCCCAGTCTGGAAGAAGCTGAAATCGAAGATTATGTTTGGCACTCGAATCGCCATACGTTCTGTTCCTGGCTTGCGATGGCTGGTGCTTCCATCAAAGAGATTCAGGAGCTCGCGGGTCATAAGACGATCACGATGTCTGCACGCTACAGCCATCTTTCGCCAGAACATCGTCTCTCGGTGATTGATCGGATTTCTTCCAGACCATCCGAATAG
- a CDS encoding LysR family transcriptional regulator, whose product MSLPDIRHQVAAITLAEELNFTRAAERLRITQPALSKQVAELESRLGFAVFSRIQKRVELTQAGNVFVRGCKDSLAILEKAVRIGRVTQDDVQPLVSIGHGPYISPPFIGDLLAVHLPLYPNLRLRIETMFSQELVHGVLSAELDLALLDEALDNPLLTLVSLATKPLHVLMSADHAAAQKHSVELSDFRNVGWMMFPKRSNPSAYDKLQEAAQREGVVPVELHHYMTPQEVVQLIAENFGVAFMAMGVAQQIATRDIVARPLSSSTLQITTYLVLRADQSSRLVNEFGRALIRRIVPKPQQNDSAGQLILNI is encoded by the coding sequence TTGTCACTGCCTGATATTCGACACCAGGTCGCCGCAATAACGCTCGCCGAGGAACTCAACTTCACTCGCGCTGCGGAGCGTCTGCGAATCACACAACCAGCCTTAAGCAAGCAGGTTGCTGAGCTTGAAAGCCGTCTCGGGTTTGCGGTTTTTAGCAGAATTCAAAAGCGAGTGGAACTGACACAAGCAGGCAATGTATTTGTTCGCGGTTGCAAGGACTCTCTGGCAATTCTTGAGAAGGCTGTTCGTATCGGAAGGGTGACGCAAGATGATGTTCAACCACTCGTTTCGATTGGTCATGGGCCGTATATAAGTCCGCCTTTCATTGGTGATCTTCTCGCCGTTCACTTACCGCTCTATCCCAACCTGAGACTGCGGATAGAGACCATGTTTTCGCAGGAACTTGTGCATGGAGTTCTGTCAGCAGAACTCGACCTGGCACTCCTCGATGAGGCGCTCGATAATCCTCTTCTGACGCTGGTATCGCTCGCGACGAAGCCGCTACATGTACTGATGTCGGCGGATCACGCCGCTGCGCAGAAGCACAGTGTTGAACTCTCGGATTTTAGGAATGTGGGTTGGATGATGTTCCCGAAGCGTTCAAACCCAAGCGCCTATGACAAACTGCAGGAAGCCGCCCAGCGAGAAGGCGTAGTCCCCGTCGAGTTGCATCACTACATGACCCCGCAAGAGGTCGTACAACTCATCGCCGAGAACTTCGGGGTGGCGTTCATGGCGATGGGAGTCGCTCAACAGATTGCGACCCGGGACATAGTCGCGCGACCGCTTTCCTCCTCTACGCTACAGATAACGACTTATCTGGTGCTACGCGCAGACCAATCATCACGCCTCGTTAACGAATTCGGAAGGGCTCTAATCAGACGGATTGTCCCCAAGCCTCAGCAGAACGACTCCGCAGGACAACTGATATTGAATATCTAG
- a CDS encoding TetR/AcrR family transcriptional regulator produces the protein MVTNIEKRPPGRPKGFIPDEALDRAVEMFWEHGFEGVDVERIARAVNVTKPALYRAFGDKSTLLLRAVERYALIYGAPKMAAFLAEPDIHKAVTAFCEATVNTATGDARSGCMLAAAALGHSERVTEIRSWLANGFTTNADVFAKRFEQEAKAGRLTRTPSAKVRGRLLVDLLQGVQLRAKVGISREELLKDVRSYVPLILGEQT, from the coding sequence ATGGTAACTAATATTGAAAAGCGCCCACCGGGACGTCCAAAGGGCTTCATTCCCGATGAAGCACTAGACCGTGCCGTGGAGATGTTTTGGGAGCATGGGTTCGAGGGCGTGGACGTGGAACGGATCGCGCGAGCCGTGAATGTCACCAAGCCCGCGCTGTACAGAGCATTTGGAGACAAGTCCACCCTGCTGCTAAGGGCCGTCGAGCGCTATGCGCTGATCTATGGAGCTCCTAAAATGGCAGCGTTTCTAGCGGAGCCAGACATCCACAAGGCCGTGACCGCATTTTGCGAGGCAACCGTGAACACCGCCACCGGCGACGCTCGCAGCGGCTGCATGTTGGCCGCTGCTGCGCTGGGACATTCGGAACGGGTGACAGAAATCCGTTCTTGGCTCGCGAATGGCTTCACAACAAACGCTGATGTCTTCGCGAAACGCTTTGAGCAGGAAGCAAAGGCGGGTCGTCTGACCCGTACGCCCTCTGCCAAGGTCCGTGGCCGTCTGCTCGTTGACTTGCTGCAGGGTGTACAGCTTCGCGCCAAGGTTGGCATCTCTCGCGAGGAATTGCTGAAAGATGTCCGAAGCTATGTGCCATTGATTCTCGGCGAGCAGACGTAA
- a CDS encoding SDR family NAD(P)-dependent oxidoreductase gives MKHSIALVTGATSGLGYAAARLLAAKGYREVIVTGRSLRQIKEATVQLAADTKKQIFTPMELDLNDPTNVDSAVAALVKQGRPVDFLLLNAGLVPYKQRVLTAAGVEASQAPLIGHHQLTVGLLNASLLSPNARIVIAGAEPARGGVPMFKYTDLPEFAAKYFEGDRTVARVHNPDSEVTPMVFQAALAAAHPNSSSNASSLGKTQEELIEDIEVFDHQVGYLLGR, from the coding sequence ATGAAACATTCGATTGCTCTCGTCACCGGGGCTACTTCCGGGCTCGGTTATGCGGCGGCCCGCTTGCTCGCCGCCAAGGGCTACCGCGAGGTCATCGTCACTGGGCGCAGCTTGCGACAGATCAAGGAAGCGACCGTTCAGCTCGCAGCGGATACCAAGAAGCAAATCTTCACGCCGATGGAACTTGATCTAAACGATCCAACCAACGTCGACTCTGCCGTCGCCGCCTTGGTCAAACAAGGTCGGCCAGTTGATTTCCTTTTGCTTAATGCAGGCTTGGTTCCTTATAAGCAACGCGTGCTCACGGCGGCGGGCGTCGAAGCTTCTCAGGCTCCGCTCATTGGGCATCATCAGTTGACTGTCGGATTGCTCAATGCAAGCCTGCTGAGTCCCAACGCGCGAATCGTTATCGCCGGTGCTGAACCTGCGCGTGGGGGAGTACCCATGTTCAAGTACACCGACCTGCCGGAGTTCGCTGCCAAATACTTCGAGGGCGACCGAACCGTAGCTAGAGTTCACAACCCAGATTCCGAGGTCACACCAATGGTCTTTCAAGCGGCTCTTGCAGCTGCACACCCCAACTCGTCTTCAAATGCGTCTTCCTTGGGTAAGACTCAGGAAGAACTTATCGAAGACATAGAAGTTTTCGATCATCAGGTCGGCTACTTGCTCGGGAGATGA
- the dcm gene encoding DNA (cytosine-5-)-methyltransferase: MGHYVSEMSHQAQFDFRDAAALFFAAENFFGKKNLAEKLDVDRKTLTRWRKEPHKLPTTRQLALRELLRSVPKQDVSDTEFTFIDLFAGIGGVRQGFGGVNGRCVFTSEWNPWSQMTYKANYGIEDIEGDITKIQARDIPNHDVLLAGFPCQPFSIAGVSKKNALGRPHGFECTTQGTLFFDVARIIQEKQPKAFLLENVKNLVSHDKGNTFKTIRAVLEEELGYHVRTKVIDAQHFVPQHRERIIIVGFKEQTGFSFDDLELPDSGPLLGSILHPEDGTESVEKDYTTGVKAKVNAKYTLTDKLWAYLQAYAEKHKRAGNGFGFGLVDEESVTRTLSARYYKDGSEILVSQGKKRNPRRLTPRECARLMGFPPEFEIPVSDTQAYKQFGNSVVVPVIEAVARHMKPHIAALKEYERTGALQQPLLAGF, from the coding sequence ATGGGACATTATGTCTCAGAGATGTCACATCAAGCACAATTCGATTTCCGTGATGCTGCGGCCCTTTTCTTTGCCGCTGAGAATTTCTTTGGCAAGAAGAACCTTGCTGAAAAGCTCGATGTTGATCGTAAGACCCTAACCCGCTGGAGAAAAGAGCCCCACAAATTGCCTACAACACGGCAATTGGCACTTCGTGAGCTCCTGCGCAGTGTTCCAAAGCAAGATGTTTCAGATACGGAATTCACATTCATCGATCTGTTTGCTGGTATTGGTGGCGTTCGTCAGGGGTTCGGAGGGGTCAACGGACGTTGCGTCTTTACGAGCGAGTGGAACCCTTGGTCTCAGATGACATACAAGGCGAACTACGGTATCGAAGACATCGAGGGCGACATCACCAAAATACAAGCTCGGGATATTCCGAATCATGATGTGCTCCTGGCAGGTTTTCCTTGCCAGCCCTTTTCGATTGCCGGCGTGAGCAAGAAGAATGCCCTCGGAAGGCCACATGGTTTCGAATGCACGACGCAGGGGACTCTATTCTTCGATGTTGCCAGAATCATTCAGGAGAAGCAGCCGAAAGCTTTCCTGCTGGAGAATGTGAAGAACCTCGTCAGCCACGATAAGGGAAACACGTTCAAGACGATTCGAGCCGTACTCGAAGAAGAGCTTGGATATCACGTTCGGACCAAGGTTATCGATGCTCAGCACTTTGTCCCACAACATCGGGAACGCATCATTATCGTGGGCTTTAAGGAACAGACCGGCTTTAGCTTCGACGATCTTGAACTCCCCGATAGCGGGCCACTCCTCGGAAGCATTCTGCACCCTGAAGACGGAACGGAGTCAGTCGAAAAGGACTATACGACTGGAGTGAAAGCGAAGGTCAACGCAAAGTACACGCTTACGGATAAACTCTGGGCTTATTTGCAGGCTTATGCGGAGAAGCATAAACGGGCTGGGAATGGCTTTGGCTTTGGACTCGTCGATGAAGAAAGCGTAACGAGAACCCTCTCGGCGAGGTACTACAAGGACGGTTCGGAGATTCTCGTCAGCCAAGGCAAGAAACGAAACCCACGTCGTCTGACTCCTCGTGAATGTGCGCGGCTCATGGGCTTCCCTCCGGAATTCGAAATTCCGGTCTCGGATACGCAGGCCTATAAGCAGTTCGGAAACAGTGTGGTGGTGCCCGTCATTGAGGCTGTTGCTCGACACATGAAGCCACACATTGCTGCGCTCAAGGAGTACGAGCGGACCGGCGCACTACAACAGCCACTGCTCGCAGGCTTTTAG
- a CDS encoding very short patch repair endonuclease gives MADVHTREQRSRNMAAIRGKDTKPEIRVRSALHRLGYRFRLHRKDLPGKPDIVLPKYRLAIFVHGCFWHSHSCRYGQVQPATRSDFWTNKRTDTMERDKKKALALEQLGWTVVTLWECETKDAEAVSVTLRKIIEQQQAQMPSEAGKDDQEQEPQDA, from the coding sequence ATGGCCGACGTCCACACTCGGGAGCAGCGCAGTAGAAACATGGCTGCGATCCGCGGGAAGGACACGAAGCCGGAGATTCGGGTTCGCTCTGCGCTGCACCGTCTTGGGTACAGGTTTCGTCTCCATCGGAAAGACCTCCCCGGGAAACCTGATATCGTTCTTCCGAAGTATCGCTTGGCCATCTTTGTCCACGGCTGTTTCTGGCACTCGCACAGTTGCAGATATGGGCAGGTTCAGCCGGCAACGAGAAGCGACTTCTGGACGAACAAGCGCACAGACACGATGGAACGAGACAAGAAGAAGGCTCTTGCTCTTGAACAGCTTGGCTGGACTGTTGTCACGCTCTGGGAGTGCGAAACGAAGGACGCAGAGGCAGTCTCAGTAACGCTGAGGAAGATCATTGAGCAGCAACAGGCCCAAATGCCTTCCGAGGCAGGCAAGGATGATCAGGAGCAAGAACCGCAGGATGCCTGA
- a CDS encoding MvaI/BcnI family restriction endonuclease, with the protein MPENELDLAKLKDLMRAAGATQLYLKRLAENDNSKNQVYLGPDFSALNVLPTGELIGDPEKPTRLKAPMQFSWLSPEGSLALAPGAQLILYPQYPEVRFSGFLKGCSTAPSSLLTVRQAGRLLFFGVTAAGHVLGFATSHDSGLARELEGMGLQPSVGVFAQIELEVHTDDRSLLISELSRIADLGWIRSKRLNSKGELLQCSAPNCGGYTLEAELGIRPNGISDPDFHGWEIKQHAVTNLQRPSSGGPITLMTPEPTGGIYVDMGVREFIRRYGYPDRSVTDRMNFGGIHNALKICTATNLALTLEGYDPARQKITDFSKGISLLDQHGESAATWHYKDLLSHWTRKHAKAAYIPSLHRKAPENEYQYGKRVRLAEGTEFLLFVKAVASGAVYYDPGIKIVGVSTQKPELKKRSQFRIKSANIPLLYKSLGEFDLPAR; encoded by the coding sequence ATGCCTGAAAACGAATTAGATCTCGCGAAGCTGAAAGACCTGATGCGGGCGGCAGGTGCAACACAGCTTTACCTAAAACGGCTTGCCGAGAACGACAATTCGAAGAACCAGGTTTATCTTGGTCCTGACTTCTCGGCGCTAAACGTGCTCCCGACCGGGGAGCTTATTGGAGACCCCGAGAAGCCAACACGGCTGAAGGCTCCTATGCAGTTCAGCTGGCTGAGCCCGGAAGGTTCGCTGGCGTTGGCCCCGGGCGCGCAGCTCATTCTTTACCCCCAGTATCCGGAAGTACGGTTCTCGGGATTTCTGAAAGGATGCAGCACTGCTCCAAGCAGTCTCTTGACGGTCCGTCAGGCTGGAAGACTTCTGTTCTTCGGTGTGACCGCTGCAGGGCATGTGCTGGGGTTTGCTACTAGCCATGACTCTGGCCTTGCCCGCGAGCTCGAGGGAATGGGGCTACAGCCTTCTGTGGGAGTCTTTGCGCAGATTGAGCTTGAGGTTCACACTGACGATCGATCTCTTCTGATTTCTGAGTTGTCGAGGATCGCGGATCTTGGTTGGATTCGTTCCAAGCGCCTGAACAGCAAAGGGGAACTTCTGCAATGCAGCGCTCCCAACTGTGGGGGCTACACCCTAGAAGCGGAACTCGGTATACGTCCGAATGGCATTTCAGATCCTGACTTTCACGGCTGGGAAATCAAGCAGCATGCCGTTACAAACCTGCAGCGACCCTCCAGCGGTGGTCCGATCACCCTGATGACTCCCGAACCAACCGGTGGCATCTACGTTGATATGGGCGTCCGTGAGTTCATCCGACGATACGGATATCCCGACCGATCGGTGACAGACCGAATGAACTTCGGTGGCATTCATAACGCGCTGAAAATTTGTACGGCAACCAATCTTGCACTCACGCTCGAAGGGTATGACCCAGCGAGGCAGAAGATCACGGATTTCTCGAAAGGAATTTCGCTGTTGGATCAGCATGGTGAGAGCGCCGCTACTTGGCATTACAAGGATCTCCTGAGCCACTGGACGCGGAAGCACGCGAAGGCAGCTTACATCCCTTCTCTCCATCGAAAGGCACCGGAAAACGAATATCAGTATGGAAAGCGTGTTCGACTTGCAGAAGGGACAGAGTTCCTCTTGTTTGTGAAGGCTGTCGCATCCGGAGCGGTCTACTATGATCCAGGTATCAAGATTGTTGGCGTTTCTACTCAGAAGCCGGAGTTGAAGAAGCGCAGCCAGTTCCGGATAAAATCTGCGAACATTCCTCTCCTTTATAAGAGTCTAGGAGAGTTTGACTTACCGGCACGATAG
- a CDS encoding ATP-binding protein: MAAVRVYRDGIRVYNYGEPTDDWLGLDMRRVNTPTRSISRNIIIGAVNLRLDSSQSLVEKTNREGFVEDDGLSRLKDIVLGALMTLEVERQKDKETIRRLTGKASDIEAEKIRRPLEELRRAVRREGLEDKLFKYIDKIEIDYEDMQRTLLHAGMAGINLGVVFHEVERGVKTLHRAIQAGENRQTVEEQSEGLMSLLDGFATILRRDDGAVNSAKKVIDRARRNNSLRFGHHRVRFEAPILEGALGDFEAQMSFGLVVGAVGNLIDNALYWVRVRWPDVPAKGLPTPRKIYAGITNELEEGPAIIIADNGPGLIDSPDRVVSPFYTRRPGGMGLGLYYVNMVMQLTGGSLRFLEPNEIELPDGYDGTIAALIFKEKR; the protein is encoded by the coding sequence ATGGCGGCCGTTAGAGTCTATCGTGATGGAATTCGGGTCTATAACTACGGTGAACCTACCGACGACTGGCTCGGCTTGGATATGCGCCGAGTAAATACCCCGACCAGAAGCATCAGCAGAAATATCATCATTGGCGCAGTAAATCTCAGGTTAGATTCGAGTCAAAGCCTTGTAGAAAAGACGAACCGTGAAGGATTCGTTGAAGATGACGGTCTATCCCGATTGAAAGACATTGTCCTCGGGGCTTTGATGACCCTAGAGGTTGAGCGACAGAAGGACAAGGAAACGATCAGAAGGCTCACAGGTAAAGCGTCTGATATCGAAGCAGAAAAGATCAGACGTCCTCTCGAGGAGTTGCGCCGTGCCGTGAGGCGTGAGGGTCTTGAAGACAAGTTATTCAAATACATCGACAAAATCGAAATCGATTACGAAGATATGCAGCGTACACTCCTGCATGCCGGAATGGCAGGGATCAATCTCGGAGTTGTATTCCACGAGGTTGAGCGCGGGGTGAAGACCCTTCACCGGGCAATTCAGGCCGGGGAAAATCGACAAACAGTAGAAGAACAGTCGGAAGGACTGATGAGTCTTCTGGATGGTTTCGCAACGATCCTCCGACGCGACGATGGAGCGGTTAACAGCGCAAAAAAAGTGATAGATCGTGCCAGGCGCAACAACTCATTGCGATTTGGACACCACCGAGTTCGCTTTGAAGCCCCTATTCTCGAAGGAGCGCTCGGAGATTTCGAGGCCCAGATGTCGTTTGGGCTAGTGGTGGGCGCTGTCGGAAATCTGATCGATAACGCGCTCTATTGGGTCCGTGTGAGATGGCCTGATGTGCCCGCTAAAGGCTTGCCAACGCCGCGAAAAATTTATGCCGGTATTACGAACGAATTAGAAGAAGGCCCAGCCATCATCATCGCTGATAATGGGCCCGGCTTAATAGATTCTCCGGACCGTGTCGTCTCTCCCTTTTATACGCGTCGCCCAGGCGGAATGGGCTTGGGTCTGTATTACGTAAACATGGTTATGCAACTTACGGGAGGATCTCTACGCTTCCTGGAACCCAATGAAATTGAATTACCAGATGGATACGACGGCACTATCGCCGCACTGATTTTTAAGGAGAAAAGATAG